From the Coffea arabica cultivar ET-39 unplaced genomic scaffold, Coffea Arabica ET-39 HiFi ptg000200l, whole genome shotgun sequence genome, one window contains:
- the LOC113719518 gene encoding reticulon-like protein B9 has product MSSSSSDSDEQPLSPIRLFGRQRSLHQILGGGKVADILLWENKKLSATILIGVTIIWLLFEVVEYNFITLLCHISIIMMLIMFIWSTGAGLVDWNPPDLHAITVPEATFRWLFAKINWILLNLYDISSGKDIKTFFLAITFLWMLSIIGSSFSSLNFLYIGFLSLATLPALYERHQNEVDHLASQGKREMKKLYKKFDSKILSKIPRGPVKQKKGY; this is encoded by the exons ATGTCGAGCTCATCCTCAGATTCAGATGAACAGCCGCTATCTCCAATAAGATTGTTTGGTCGTCAAAGATCCTTGCATCAGATCCTTGGAGGGGGAAAAG TTGCAGACATACTACTGTGGGAAAACAAGAAGTTATCTGCTACCATCCTAATAGGCGTCACAATTATATGGCTCCTTTTTGAAGTGGTGGAATACAATTTCATCACTCTTCTATGTCACATCTCTATCATTATGATGTTAATTATGTTTATTTGGTCCACTGGGGCAGGATTAGTTGATTG GAATCCCCCAGATTTGCATGCTATAACAGTGCCTGAAGCTACATTCAGATGGCTGTTTGCCAAAATCAACTGGATATTGTTAAATTTGTATGACATTTCATCTGGAAAAGATATAAAAACATTTTTTCTG GCAATCACTTTCCTCTGGATGTTGTCAATTATCGGAAGCTCTTTCAGCTCTTTGAACTTCTTATACATTG GCTTTCTCAGCTTGGCAACTTTACCAGCTTTATATGAGCGTCATCAAAATGAAGTGGATCATCTCGCAAGCCAAGGGAAGAGGGAAATGAAGAAATTGTACAAGAAATTTGATTCAAAAATCCTTAGCAAGATTCCAAGAGGGCCAGTGAAACAGAAGAAGGGATACTAA
- the LOC113717824 gene encoding non-specific lipid-transfer protein 2 — MKYLAFVAVLLLVLGGIEKAKAVTCNPLQLSPCANAITSSSSPTAICCSKIKEQRPCLCSYMRNPNLKKFISSPNARKVANTCGTPFPQC, encoded by the coding sequence ATGAAGTACCTAGCATTCGTTGCAGttcttctcttggttcttggagGGATTGAGAAAGCAAAAGCAGTGACTTGCAACCCTTTGCAGCTGAGCCCATGTGCAAACGCTATAACATCTTCATCTTCACCTACTGCAATCTGCTGTTCCAAGATAAAAGAACAGAGGCCATGCTTATGCAGCTACATGAGGAACCCTAATCTCAAGAAGTTCATCAGCTCTCCTAATGCCAGGaaggtggccaacacttgtgGCACTCCATTTCCTCAATGCTAA
- the LOC113719365 gene encoding uncharacterized protein, with protein sequence MGVSIPILVIITSLHLIAFVLAIGAERRRSTANVMPDKYDETTYCVYGTDASTVYGLSAFGLLLISQTVLNGVTKCLCFGKGMMGGRSTTCAVFFFIFSWVSFLGAEACLLAGSARNAYHTKYRGIFGGNDLSCATLRKGVFAAGAALTLLSMIGSIFYYWSHAKADTGGWEKQNSEGLGMTTSHYMENQQELKV encoded by the exons ATGGGAGTTTCCATCCCCATTTTGGTAATTATAACATCTCTTCACCTCATAGCCTTCGTTCTCGCTATCGGAGCTGAACGGCGTCGAAGCACG GCTAATGTTATGCCGGATAAGTACGATGAAACGACCTACTGCGTGTACGGTACGGATGCTTCGACCGTCTACGGGTTATCGGCGTTTGGGTTGCTGTTAATTAGTCAAACGGTGCTTAACGGCGTTACTAAGTGCTTGTGTTTTGGGAAAGGGATGATGGGTGGACGGTCTACTACTTGTGCtgttttcttcttcatcttttcTTG GGTAAGCTTTTTGGGAGCCGAAGCATGCTTACTGGCTGGCTCAGCTAGGAATGCTTACCATACTAAATACCGAGGCATATTTGGTGGTAATGACTTGTCCTGTGCTACCCTTCGCAAAGGTGTTTTTGCTGCTGGGGCTGCATTGACCTTGCTATCCATGATAGGCTCCATTTTCTACTACTGGTCTCATGCCAAGGCAGATACAGGTGGATGGGAAAAGCAAAACAGTGAAGGACTTGGAATGACAACATCCCATTATATGGAGAATCAACAGGAATTGAAGGTCTAA
- the LOC113719217 gene encoding pentatricopeptide repeat-containing protein At1g77360, mitochondrial-like: MHHSFDEMLNSYWSDRRFGTLKLLWWNMRLRQFLGKLCLRRVILCRMYSSRESLQDSSDMVKRVCKIMMSCPKLGLDTELDQNGIRVSPEIAEEVLKRFENAGVLAYRFFDWAGKQRNYEHSVKAYHTMIEALAKIRQYQLMWDLVNAMRSKKMLNIETFCIIMRKYARAKKVEEAVYTFNIMKKYDVPPNLAAFNGLLSALCKSKNVRKAQEIFDNMKGQFVPDSKTYSILLEGWGRAPNLPKAREIYREMVEAGCDPDIVTYGIMVDILCKAGRVDEAVEIVKEMEFSGCRPTSFIYSVLVHTYGIDNRIEDAVDTFLEMESSGVEADVAVYNALISAFCKVNKFQNAYRVLDEMEGKKVTPNSRTCNIILNSLIGCGETDETLKVFRRMIKICEPDADTYTVMIKMFCDRDELERAFKVWKYMKKKRFVPSLHTISALINGLCDKADASRACVLMEEMIENGIRPGRVTFGKLRNLLLKEGREDVLEFLLEKMNLLVKEPLCD, encoded by the exons ATGCACCACTCATTCGATGAAATGCTTAACTCATACTGG TCAGATAGGCGTTTTGGAACCCTTAAGTTGCTCTGGTGGAATATGAGGCTAAGGCAATTTCTTGGTAAATTATGTCTCCGAAGAGTGATCTTGTGTAGAATGTACAGTTCAAGAGAATCCTTGCAGGATAGTTCAGATATGGTAAAAAGGGTATGTAAGATTATGATGTCTTGCCCGAAACTTGGGCTTGATACTGAGCTTGACCAGAATGGGATAAGGGTTTCCCCTGAAATTGCTGAGGAAGTACTCAAGAGATTTGAAAATGCTGGAGTGCTGGCTTACCGTTTCTTTGACTGGGCAGGCAAGCAGCGTAATTATGAGCATAGTGTTAAAGCATACCACACCATGATTGAGGCTTTAGCTAAGATAAGGCAGTATCAGTTGATGTGGGATCTTGTGAATGCAATGAGAAGTAAGAAAATGCTTAATATTGAGACATTTTGTATCATTATGAGGAAGTATGCTAGGGCAAAGAAGGTGGAGGAGGCGGTGTACACCTTTAATATCATGAAAAAATATGATGTGCCTCCAAATCTAGCAGCATTCAATGGCTTATTGAGCGCTTTATGCAAATCAAAAAATGTGAGAAAGGCTCAGGAAATTTTTGATAACATGAAAGGTCAATTCGTTCCTGACTCAAAGACTTATAGCATATTGCTTGAGGGATGGGGAAGAGCTCCCAATCTGCCCAAGGCAAGGGAAATTTACAGAGAAATGGTGGAGGCAGGCTGTGATCCTGACATTGTGACTTATGGGATTATGGTTGATATCCTGTGCAAAGCAGGTAGGGTTGATGAAGCGGTTGAAATAGTTAAGGAGATGGAATTCAGTGGTTGCAGGCCAACATCATTTATATACAGTGTTTTGGTTCATACATATGGTATAGACAATCGGATTGAAGATGCTGTAGATACCTTCCTTGAAATGGAAAGTAGTGGAGTGGAGGCTGATGTAGCTGTCTATAACGCCTTAATTAGTGCTTTCTGCAAAGTTAACAAGTTTCAGAATGCTTACAGGGTTTTGGATGAGATGGAGGGCAAAAAGGTGACTCCCAATTCAAGAACTTGCAACATCATCTTAAACAGTTTGATTGGCTGTGGGGAGACTGATGAAACTCTTAAAGTTTTTCGTCGGATGATTAAAATTTGTGAGCCAGATGCAGACACTTATACAGTGATGATAAAGATGTTCTGCGATAGGGATGAGCTTGAGAGGGCTTTCAAGGTATGGAAgtacatgaaaaagaaaaggttcGTTCCTAGCCTGCATACCATATCAGCCCTTATCAATGGATTATGTGACAAGGCGGATGCCTCTAGGGCTTGTGTCTTAATGGAAGAGATGATAGAGAATGGAATTCGTCCAGGAAGAGTGACTTTTGGCAAGTTAAGAAATCTGCTTCTGAAGGAAGGGAGAGAAGATGTACTTGAATTTCTTCTGGAAAAAATGAACCTTTTGGTTAAGGAGCCTTTATGTGATTGA